One Etheostoma spectabile isolate EspeVRDwgs_2016 chromosome 12, UIUC_Espe_1.0, whole genome shotgun sequence genomic window carries:
- the czib gene encoding CXXC motif containing zinc binding protein: MGKFGLQFKATLENVTNVRPLGNDFRWFLKLKCGNCGEIPDKWQYVTLVESVPLKGGRSSASMVQKCKLCSRENSIDILGDTIKPYNAEDSERFKTMVQFECRGLEPVDFQPQAGFAAQGTESGTQFPEINLQEKDWTDYDEKVSESVGIYEVTHQFIKC, translated from the exons atgggg AAATTTGGGCTCCAGTTCAAAGCCACTCTCGAGAATGTAACCAATGTGAGACCATTGGGCAACGACTTCCGCTGGTTTCTGAAG CTCAAGTGTGGAAACTGTGGAGAGATCCCAGATAAATGGCAATATGTAACCTTAGTG GAGAGTGTGCCACTAAAAGGAGGAAGAAGCAGTGCCAGCATGGTGCAGAAGTGTAAACTCTGCTCCAGGGAAAATTCAATTG ATATCCTGGGAGACACAATCAAACCATATAAT GCAGAGGACAGCGAAAGATTCAAGACGATGGTGCAGTTTGAGTGTCGAGGTCTGGAGCCCGTTGACTTCCAACCTCAA GCTGGCTTCGCTGCGCAAGGAACCGAGTCTGGAACACAGTTTCCTGAAATCAACCTTCAAGAAAAA GACTGGACGGACTATGATGAGAAAGTCAGCGAGTCAGTGGGAATATATGAGGTCACACACCAGTTCATCAAGTGCTGA